The stretch of DNA AAACTGTAAATTTCTGCTAGTTGGTTCAACAGATCACTGACAAGTGAAGCGCACATTAACTTAAACATGACTATTATCTTGCAGATGGCTCTAAAATGACCATTATTTATAAGAACATAATTGTATCTCCTGCAGAAGAGGCAAAGAACGTATTCAAATAGGTCTTGCTTGTATATTTTAAGAACGCAAGTACCATCCTGATGCTAAATATTTTTGCAGAATTAGTCAATACAAACAGAGGACGGCTTTAGAAATCTAATCCTCTGTTGGCAAGCATTCAAAATATGTTATTTTATTAACATGCACggcatttaaaataaatgcccCCCTCCCTACGGCCGGGTACCTGTGCAGATGGATCAATTACAGTATGAGCGCATTcaccagtctctctctttttttacaaAAAGCTTTTCTTTCTCCAAGGTCCACACGCAGTATTTCTGATGGACCATCTCTCTTAGTTAACGTGTTTGCATTCAAACAAAGCTGGGAAATGCATAGTTTATAAATATTTCGTGCAATGCAAATCTTTTAAACTCCCTTGCGTGGGTGAAGGGAAGCACTCTCCAGGCACAATAAAATTTAAACAGTGGAGATACAGAGAGGAGAAATGTATTACGGCTGGGGACACAACTCAGACAACTCACATTAAAAACTaagagctgttttttttttaaataattagagGCCTGATGAGTTGTGGTTGTTCAGTTCAAAAGACTAAACATCCTTTAGCAAAATGATCTACGCAACCTGACACGTATATGCCAAGAGAAAGAGTGAGATTTCAACCAAGGCACGCTGTGGCGGAGGTTTCTGCGATTGCCTCTCCCGAGGGGAAAGAGTCAGTCCGGGTTTTTGGGTGATCCTGACCAGGGTTTGCAGCTCACCAGCCTGACCTGTCAAGCGGATTATTTTAGAGGGAGATTAATAGGGGAGGCGGGCTGCAATAATAATCGTTTTGTTTGATGTGACAACTTTGATAGGCGTTGATTTACTTACAAACTGATAGGCTTTTAATTGAGCGCCTCCATCCAGCTTGAGATGAAAGGAAAACCGCATTGAAAAGCTGCCCGAGTGCCCTCGAGCCTCAATACTGATTAGCCATCTCGACAGTGAATAGTTCAaggcattttcaaacttttctctcgCTCGCttgctcccttctcctcctcaaaTATCTGCCAGCCCACTCCCTTTTAAGAGAAAATAAATCATTTCCATTGTGTGCAAATAAAATCGACTTGACATCCTTGCCAATAGCTGGTAGGTAAAGGAAAGTGGGGACTGGCACTTGTTAATTAATTCGCTCCTGCTctccccatttttatttatttacaattttCCTTTGGAAGGGAAAGAAGCCCAGTTCCAAaacttacttttgtttttaaattgataaTTATAACAACATTTCAACCAGCATTTCAACTAGTAAATGCCAAATAGAAAACCGGCTTCATGGGATCATTAAAGAAGGAGCCCATGCAGTCCATGCCCTAGGCAGGATGGAAACCATCTTTTTCAGTCCATTCAAACAAACAACAAGCAAGAAAGCAACACCAAAAGTGGGCACCACGCTAGCCCCATCGCTTGCTACTTTTGTGCGTCTAAACCCTAGGACAGTCATCTTTTAACTGTTTCCCGTGTGTACTAAGCAATGTGAATGAGACATCAAGGCTAAGGAAATGTTTTAGGAGGGTTctcaggtggatttttttttttacaagcgtctacttaaaaaaaaaaagcaccgtAAACTTGTACCTGAGTGATTTAAACTGCGCATCAAAGGCACAGTGCTAAAAGTGCTGTCTTCTGAAGTTGCTAATTAAACTACCTTCTGTAGCTTCTATTTGAGGAGGAGGGCTTTTTCTCCTCCCCCGCCTCTaaacttttctctctttctatGTCAATACGCTACTTGTTTTACACATGTACCGGGTTATCACCTTTGATTCCTCGGTTTAGACGTGTAAGAGGCTCCTCCCGGgccttcctccacccccaccttctcccCCAAAAAGCCTTCCCACAGCTGACTCTACCTTAAGACAATTAATCTTTAGTCTTTCACCCTGGGAGGCAGGACAAATACAACGAGAAAACAGATAGGAGTCTCTCTGGTCCTGTAAGGAAAACAGCTGTTCCAAGCACTTTAATGCAAATGAACACAAATGAAggtttcagctttttttttattccagAGTTTTACTGCACTCCATTTATCAATTGGACTTGACAACAAAAGAAAGAACCGGGGGAAAACCTGGGGCAGATTTAAGTCATTTCCACTCTACCTAAGGAAGAGACCTTACGGATAAGTTGCGGGTCTCGTCAATCCTGCTGCAAGATCATTTTCTTGGGCAGGGCTTCCCCTGTCCTCTAATTTTCACTCTTGCATAAAATGaccccattgattttaacatctTTTCGGGGAAATACACGAACAAAGACTTTCCTCCCTTTCCAATTTCAGTAATCACCTTTTGAGAAATACAGAAATGTTTTAGGGCAAAATAGCAAACACAAGGAGTTTAAAACATTGTTCATTTTAACTTTATCCTCTACACACACACGGCTCAAGGATGGTGGTGGGTTGATCCATGCACCGCATTTCAAAGAGAAAAGTGGCTTTTAAAAGAGACCTTGCGTATATTTCTGTGACTTCAGAATTTAAGAAGGGACTGGTTTGAAGGGAAAAGATCTAGGAGAAAATGCCAACCCGAGCTACTAATATTAGAGCATGAACTGACACTGACACAttagtttgggggtggggactgtGTTTCAAACATACACATGTTGGTAGGTTCAGAAGACGCAACCACAAAAGAAAGTGAAAGTTCTTTCCTGTCCCCCCAGCAATCCCTTTTCCAGGATCAGTCCTTGTTCTAGCTGGAGTCCAGGTCAGGAATTGGACGCGACCTCTAAAGCACTTGCCTTGTTCTTCACTTGTCAAACGTGTTTTATCTCTCAAAGTGACCTTTTTGTTAATGTTGTAGATCGTGTGGGCCACCATGTCAGATCCGGAAACAAAAGTAAGAGATTGATTAACACATTTTGCCTGTGAAAAAATGTTAGTGGATGAAGAGGGTTGTAGGCTGGAGAGGGAAGTTggtgttgtgttgtttttttttaaatccaacccAGAGCACCAAAAAGGGGGTGGGAAGTCGATCAAGAATCTACCAACATTGGAAGGTGAGGTGCCCTCAACCTATGACCTCCTACTCACGGGGCATTTCTTGTAGACATATAACACTGAAATCTTTAAAAAGGGCTAGGGGACCAAGTACGTGTGTGCATACTAGAGACTCTTTGGCTGTGTATACAAACACATatgtatattacacacacacggAGATAGGTAGGCAGGTAGATTAGGCgcacccgccctcccccccgggtaGCTCCAGTTACAGTTTAGCACATATACAAATGGCGAGTCCATATGCTATATAAAGTGAAAACTCCGGTAACTGGGAACAAATACTCATCGCCCACCCCAGCCTGTCCTTTGATGCCGGGTAATCGTTTGCTGAGCCTGTCCGAGTCAGTATTGGCATTCTGCGGCCGCTCAAGATGTCAATCTTAATCTCCTCTACATTCCGCCGTGACAAGCGCTTGAGTGACCGGATGGCGAGAAAAAGCCCAGCCATGAGTCGTCTTCTTCGCCCAGCTCagccctccttcctctccctcatCCCCATCCTCATCCGCCAAAGAACGTGTATAATAACCGAGGCAGGAGAAAAGAAAGGGGGATCGCCTTTAaaacgcgcacacacacaaagcagagcCACCCCCGTTAATTAAAACTGCTCCGCCAAGGTATATATTGTGGCGTCGCGGCGAACAGAAGTCACTCTCCCTTTTGTTGGCATACAAATTGAGTTTACTCGGGGAACGATTTATTCCTTACATTGAATGGCTCTTTCTCAAAGGAGCCCGTCTCTCTCCCCGCGTTTTtcacctcccctccctctcttccttcaaGTCACACCAGGCTTGTAATCAGCAACAAAAGCTGACATAAATCAAGGGCGGATTGACAGGGGCTGACAAATAACTGATTGATTGCGGTTGGGGAGCATTGACAATTGATGGAGGGGTGGAGAGATCCAAAAAGAGAGGGAGCGAGTGGAGGAGGGCGGTGTGTGTAACATTGAAAACATGTGACAGTCACTTCCCCCAATCTCTGCATTGGGCTCCCAGTGTCATCGTAGGCCTGATTGGAGAGCTTCTGCTCGTACTTGGCGGGGAGGAGAGACGACGACTTTATTTAGTTTCACGTCAAAGACCACTTTGAAATATGAAGCagtaggggggggggaaagctttctATTCCCCCTTTACTTCCAGCACGAGGCAGGACATTATCCAACCTGATCAACACTAGCCCTTGGTTTAGTGGGGCAAGGTTACAAAAATGCCACGGGTGAAACCACCATAGAGGGGTTGGAGCGAAGGAAAAAGCAACCTACAATATAAATACATGAATGTATATATGCATACGTATAAATATTTGTATACATAACTGTATAAACACATTCACTATGGAATATTTAAAGGCTGTTATAGCCTGTGCTGCGTCATAAGGGCCAGGGGCTCTTAAATATACCTAGCACACCGTATTGGCTACCCACCTGGCGCGCCCTTGAAAGAGCGCGCTTCCCCTTGATGTTGCGCAGCGTGCTTTTTGTATGTATtggcagaggctgggggcagtGAGGAGCACCGGGAGAACGACTTCAAAGCGCGGGATGTGAAACACAAAATTAACGCCCATCCCGTCCTAGGAACAAAAacaagaaggggagggagaggagggggggagtGCGAGAGAGGGAGAACCCATGAAAAccgtaggaaaaaaaaaaagccccagcccGGGGAACGTCACATCCCCTTGACCCTCCAATCACCTCGGGGTCCCATTTGATTGGAAGGCGGCAAAGGCTTTAATCTCAGACTAACTCAGCTGCTTTTGAAGTGAGTTTCTTTGCCAGATCCCGGGCTGGACGAGCAGCGGCtcgcagcagcacagctgagtggaggaggaggagggagagtgcAGCAGCCGGGGACCAAGCGAGACACATTcaccatccccccccagcccccaccccgggattattctgcttttttcccctccttcttccccttctctccgggctccccccgcctccactAGGCAAAGCCAGAGACGTTTTCTgtcttttttggttgttgttcttGCTAGTTTGCTTTTGGGGGTGTGTGGCtggcgcccccctcccccgccaaagAGAGAAGGTTTCCGAGGCTGATCAGCGCGACTCGTCCCAGTTTTCATGCGAGGTTTTGGGTCATGATCACATCGCCCTCGCTTTCTGCTGTAAGAAGTAGTAAGCACAGCAGCAGCGGTAGAGAcattggcggcagcagcagcctcAGCCTCAGCAGCGCCGCTGATCTCGCCTGGCAGAACGGGCACTCTGGGAATACTACTAGCTGCACCAAGCCCTTCTTCCACTCCGTCCCTCCTTCGGACCCTTTACGGCAAGCGAATCGGCTTCCCATCAAAGTCTTGAAAATGCTCACGGCTCGGACGGGACACATTTTACACCCCGAGTATCTGCAGCCTTTGCCTTCCACCCCCGTCAGCCCCATAGAGGTAAGGAACCGGatgcctttctctccccctcccccccattcctgctCAAGCGGTCTCTCTTCACGGTCATTGCATGGCGTCCTCTCCCTTCTCTTTGAAAGGCGATTAGACCAGGAACCGCATCCCTTCTTTCTCGGCTGTAGCTAAGGCTGGGTTTGCGAGCTCCAGCTTGGCTGATTTTAGCATTCCTTCTTTCATGAAAAGtttaatttatttgttttctttacacCCCTTTTGGGGAGGTAGAGATGGAAGGAGACTGTTCTCCTTAAGGACTAGGGACCCACTAGTCACAACGTGCGAAATAGTCTTGTTGGCtgaaaatatggggggggggggggagaatgtggGTGCGGCTGATCACAGCTTCCTGATCTTAGTCTCACTTCGGAAGATAACCTGCTTGTGGTGGGGTATTTGTGTGTTGTTTTGAGTCCAACTTTTCCGCGTTACTTTGGCAGGATATTTTTAGGGATCTCCACTCTGAAAGAGGGGTGGTgtggaggctggggctgggtgaaTGAATGGTTTCATTAAAGTCTGTTCAAAGGGAAGCCATAGATTTCCCGGAGCCCGGCTCTCCCGCTAACTCCCGATCTGTTTCTAAATAGTGTGGCCAGCCAGAAATGGTGCAGTCGCTCTACTTTACGGGCGTTTGTGCGCGCGTGCGGTGGGAACAAGGCAaagccaaagtgtgtgtgtgtgtggggggggggagctgaactTTGTAAAGCCCCCGGGGTGGGTGCTGCTTTGCCTAGGCAGTAGAGACGGGGTTTGTCTCGCCGCGGTATAAGAAACCGTTGCCTTTTAAAAGGCATTGTGGAAAATGGTGCATGGGGGGGGAGCTGTCAGGATGATGAATGTGCACAAAATTGTTGATCCTTTTCAGGCCGTTTTCTGCAAGAAACGTCGGCAAATGCCGACTtcctttgcttttgctttttttaaaaacatctgatTAAACGTTTGCCTTTGTGTGTCCCTCTGATTTCTGCAGCTGGATGCTAAGAAGAGCCCCCTGGCCCTGTTGGCTCAGACGTGCTCCCAGATCGGGAAGCCggacccttccccttcctccaaactCTCCTCGGTCACCTCGAACGGCGCGGGCGGGGACAAGGACTCCAAGTCGGGCCCCTTGAAACTCAGCGACATCGGCGTGGAGGACAAGTCGAGTTTCAAGCCCTACTCCAAGCCGGGCGCCGAGAAGAAGGAGCCGGGCCCCGCGGGCTGCGGTGGCGCCGCCTCGGGGGGAGTCTCCAGCGGGGAGAAGTCGGGATTCCGGGTGCCGAGCGCCACCTGCCAGCCGTTCACGCCAAGGACAGGCAGCCCCAACTCCAGCGCCTCCGCCTGCTCGCCGGGGCTGCTGCCGGCCGAGGGCAAGGCGGGAGAGGACAAGAAAGACGCGGAGGGCTGCGGCAAAGGGGGCAGCGCCAGCTCGGACGGGGGCCCGGGCGCCGCCAGCCTCAGCCACAGCCGGATTAGCGTGAGTTGTGGCGGGATTAACGTGGAGGGCGGCCAGCACCCGGAGGGCGCGCCAGGCTCCAAGCCTATCTCCTCGGACTCgtcctcctgcagcagcagcaccaccgcCACCTCGTCCGCCTCGGTGCTGGGCTCCGGCCTGGTGGCCCCGGTCTCGCCTTACAAGCCGGGTCAGACTGTCTTCCCCTTGCCGCCGGCGGGCATGAGCTACCCGGGCACGCTGGCGGGCGCCTACGCCGGCTACCCGCCGCAGTTCCTGCCGCACGGAGTGGCCCTGGACCCCACCAAGTCCGGCAGCCTGGTCGGGGCCCAGTTGGCTGCCGCTGGCAGCCTGGGCTGCAGCAAGCCGGCGGGATCGAGCCCGCTGGCCGGCGCCTCGCCGCCCTCTGTCATGACGGCCAGCCTCTGCCGCGACCCCTACTGCCTGAGCTACCACTGCGCCAGCCACCTGGCCGGCGCCGCGAGCGCCTCCTGCGCCCACGACCAGGCCCTCAAGTCCGGATACCCGCTGGTCTACCCCACGCACCCGCTGCACAGCGTCCACTCCTCCCTGACGGGGGCCACCCCGCCCTCGC from Emys orbicularis isolate rEmyOrb1 chromosome 7, rEmyOrb1.hap1, whole genome shotgun sequence encodes:
- the ZNF503 gene encoding zinc finger protein 503; amino-acid sequence: MITSPSLSAVRSSKHSSSGRDIGGSSSLSLSSAADLAWQNGHSGNTTSCTKPFFHSVPPSDPLRQANRLPIKVLKMLTARTGHILHPEYLQPLPSTPVSPIELDAKKSPLALLAQTCSQIGKPDPSPSSKLSSVTSNGAGGDKDSKSGPLKLSDIGVEDKSSFKPYSKPGAEKKEPGPAGCGGAASGGVSSGEKSGFRVPSATCQPFTPRTGSPNSSASACSPGLLPAEGKAGEDKKDAEGCGKGGSASSDGGPGAASLSHSRISVSCGGINVEGGQHPEGAPGSKPISSDSSSCSSSTTATSSASVLGSGLVAPVSPYKPGQTVFPLPPAGMSYPGTLAGAYAGYPPQFLPHGVALDPTKSGSLVGAQLAAAGSLGCSKPAGSSPLAGASPPSVMTASLCRDPYCLSYHCASHLAGAASASCAHDQALKSGYPLVYPTHPLHSVHSSLTGATPPSLAGHPLYPYGFMLPNDPQPHICNWVSANGPCDKRFATSEELLSHLRTHTAFPGTDKLLSSYPSSSSLASAAAAAMACHMHIPTTGAPGSPGTLALRSPHHALGLSSRYHPYSKSPLPTPGAPVPVPAATGPYYSPYALYGQRLTTASALGYQ